Proteins encoded together in one Lathyrus oleraceus cultivar Zhongwan6 chromosome 5, CAAS_Psat_ZW6_1.0, whole genome shotgun sequence window:
- the LOC127079939 gene encoding uncharacterized protein LOC127079939 — MKRLGLQVIPLSPPMVVTTAMDDIIETLLIYENCSLSVNGRIFQIDLICLPLKKVDVVLGMDWLSANSVFIGCEEKLIIIPSSEATPKDVLTTILEGTVGMVNFLFENEKSVLLVLTKESSDNLSVTQIPVICEFPEVFPEDVTSLPPERKVEFSIDLIPGTTPISVSPYHMVPLELRELKNQLEELFTKHFIRPSVSPWGALVLLVMKKDGSMQLCIDYL; from the coding sequence ATGAAGCGTCTTGGTTTGCAAGTAATTCCCTTGTCTCCTCCTATGGTGGTTACTACTGCCATGGATGATATAATTGAGACACTGTTGATTTATGAAAATTGTTCGCTCTCGGTGAATGGTAGAATTTTCCAGATTGATCTTATTTGTTTACCACTTAAGAAGGTTGATGTGGTTTTGGGGATGGATTGGCTCTCCGCTAATTCGGTGTTTATTGGATGTGAAGAAAAGTTGATTATCATTCCATCTAGTGAAGCTACTCCAAAGGATGTATTAACTACTATATTGGAAGGTACGGTTGGTATGGTTAATTTCTTATTTGAGAATGAAAAGTCAGTTCTCTTGGTGCTTACCAAGGAATCTAGCGATAATCTGAGTGTTACACAAATTCCTGTCATTTGTGAATTTCCGGAAGTTTTCCCTGAGGATGTCACCTCTCTTCCTCCTGAAAGGAAAGTGGAATTCTCTATTGATCTGATACCTGGGACGACTCCAATCTCTGTTTCTCCATATCACATGGTGCCACTCGAGTTGAGAGAGTTAAAAAATCAATTGGAAGAGTTGTTTACCAAGCATTTCATCCGACCTAGTGTCTCACCATGGGGAGCTCTAGTGTTATTAGTAATGAAGAAGGATGGTAGTATGCAGTTGTGTATTGATTATCTCTAG